The sequence ACTTTACTTTTATTCTTAGTATTTGGATATGCTATATTAATAGTAGCATCTACTAGATTAAATCCAATGCCATTTGTAAGAAAGGCATCTAAAGTTGCTCTATTTGGTTTTTCAACTTCATCTTCAGCTGCTACACTACCACTTAATAAAAAGACAACTGTAGAAGAGCTTGGAGTAAATGAAGATATAGCTTCATTTGTACTTCCACTTGGAATGACAACTAATATGAATGGAACAGCTATTATGCAAGTAATTGCTGCTGTATTTGTAGCTAGTACAGCTGGATATGAATTAGGACTTGCTAATATATTTATCATAGGAGTCCTTGCTCTTATAGCTTCAGTAGGAACACCAGCAGCACCAGGAGCTGGAGCAATAGTATTATTTACTATCTTATCTGGACTTGGATATGTAAATGACACAGCAATATTAACTTACTCTTTAATACTTGCTATCAATAGACCTATTGAGATGTTAGTAACTTCTCTAAATGTAATAGGAGATAGTGCTGCTAGTATCTATGTAGCTAAGAGCGAACATATGCTAAATGAGGAAATTTATCATAAATAATTTTTATAAAATAGTCAGGGATAAATAGTTCTTGACTATTTTTATTTTTTGCAATAAATATTTTGAATTTTTTTTAAAGGTATGATAAAATAGATAAATACAATTAAAATAAATTTTGAAAGAGGGAGAGTTATGAAAATATCCAACAGAGCAATAGAAATGAATTTTTCACCAATAAGAAAGTTGATACCTCTTGCGGACGAAGCGGAAAAGAGAGGAGTTAAAGTATATAAATTAAATATAGGGCAACCTAACATTGTAACACCTGACTCATTTTTTGAAGGATTACATAATTATCAAGAGAAAATTGTAACATATTCAGATTCAAAAGGAATTTTAAAATTAAGAGAGAGCTTTGTAAAAAGTTATAAAGCAAGTGGAATAGATATAGATGTAGATGATATACTTATCACTCAAGGAGGAAGTGAGGCTATACTATTTATACTTATGTCTATTTGTAACGAGGGAGATGAAGTATTAGTACCAGAGCCTTTCTATTCTAACTACTCAAGCTTCTCTACATTTTCAGGAGCAAAAGTTAAACCTATTCCAACTACAATAGAAAACAATTTCCATCTACCTTCTCAAGAAGAGATAGAGAGCCTAATCACTCCTACAACTAGAGCTATAATGTTCTCTAATCCTGTAAATCCAACAGGAACTATATATACAGAAGAAGAGATAAGAATGATAGGAGAGATAGCTAAAAAACATGATTTATACATCATAGCTGATGAGGTATATAGACAATTTGTATATGATGATGTACCTTATACTTCTGTTATGAAAATGGAAGATTTAAAAGATAGAGTAATACTAGTAGATAGTATATCTAAACACTACAGTGCTTGTGGAGCAAGAATTGGACTTATAGCTAGTAAAAATCATGAGTTAATGAACTATATTTTAAAGTTCTGTCAAGCTAGACTATGTGTTTCTACAATAGAGCAACATGCAGCAGCAAATCTTATTAATACTATGGATAGTTATTTTGAAGATGTAAAATTAAAATATAAGAGCAGAAGAGATTTATTATATGGATACTTAAAGAAAATACCAGGAGTAATCTGTTCAAAACCTCAAGGAGCTTTCTATATTTTTGCTAAACTTCCAGTGGATAATGCAGAAAAATTTGCTAAATGGCTATTAACAGATTATTCATATGAAGGAAAAACTTTACTTATAGCTCCAGGACCTGGATTCTATCAAACACCAGGAAAGGGAACGCAAGAGGTAAGATTTTCTTTCTGTACAAATGTAGATGATATAGAAAATGCTATGATAGTTTTAAGAAGAGCATTAGAAGAATATAATAGAAAATAAGATAGTAAGTTAAGGAAAAATAAAAATTAATTTACAAAAAAATATTGACAATTAAAAAAAATTAGAGTATAATCAAGGAAAATTACGAAAA is a genomic window of Fusobacterium mortiferum ATCC 9817 containing:
- a CDS encoding pyridoxal phosphate-dependent aminotransferase, which codes for MKISNRAIEMNFSPIRKLIPLADEAEKRGVKVYKLNIGQPNIVTPDSFFEGLHNYQEKIVTYSDSKGILKLRESFVKSYKASGIDIDVDDILITQGGSEAILFILMSICNEGDEVLVPEPFYSNYSSFSTFSGAKVKPIPTTIENNFHLPSQEEIESLITPTTRAIMFSNPVNPTGTIYTEEEIRMIGEIAKKHDLYIIADEVYRQFVYDDVPYTSVMKMEDLKDRVILVDSISKHYSACGARIGLIASKNHELMNYILKFCQARLCVSTIEQHAAANLINTMDSYFEDVKLKYKSRRDLLYGYLKKIPGVICSKPQGAFYIFAKLPVDNAEKFAKWLLTDYSYEGKTLLIAPGPGFYQTPGKGTQEVRFSFCTNVDDIENAMIVLRRALEEYNRK